Proteins from one Fragaria vesca subsp. vesca linkage group LG6, FraVesHawaii_1.0, whole genome shotgun sequence genomic window:
- the LOC101300834 gene encoding probable small nuclear ribonucleoprotein G-like, translated as MDKKLQIKLNANRMIVGTLRGFDQFMNLVVDNTVEVNGDEKTDIGMVVIRGNSVVTVEALEPVAKMQ; from the exons ATGGACAAGAAGCTCCAAA TCAAGCTGAATGCAAACCGAATGATTGTTGGGACCTTGCGTGGATTTGACCAGTTCATGAATTTGGTGGTTGATAACACTGTAGAAGTGAATGGTGATGAGAAGACCGACATTGGCATGGTG GTGATCAGAGGAAACAGTGTGGTTACTGTTGAAGCACTTGAACCTGTGGCCAAAATGCAGTAG
- the LOC101301407 gene encoding uncharacterized protein LOC101301407 codes for MTEVLQSPSHFPSPSSSSPPTTSNDGPYPHALSPSIGESLQAHLGSEEEEEEEEEEEERKRSERDREGDQLSLLTLLVAAFRKSLIGCSTSGAGVERAKLSNMEIGWPSNVRHVAHVTFDRFNGFLGLPVELEPEVPRRAPSASANVFGVSTESMQLSFDARGNSVPTILIMMQRHLYAQGGLQAEGIFRINGENSQEEYVRDQLNRGVIPEGVDMHCLAGLIKAWFRELPTAVLDSLSPEQVMQSQSEEECAALVRLLPPTEAALLDWAVNLMADVAQMEHLNKMNARNIAMVFAPNMTQMVDPLTALMYAVQVMNFLKTLIVKTLREREEAMVETAPIPRLEPSDEDEHQSTFLPYHEETNEEANKENEEENIFVAEEPDLQSPPRPSEDEPTAESGSQNFLSSIKNMNPGGNWSVVDNCPCEVVSQVSALTNGLQEDGLTGQGRETQTNVWKCQPSVSNLKKGSKVSEQLMVQIVGPGDKSKRTGILSRINSRTDIAEAWR; via the exons ATGACTGAGGTGCTCCAATCCCCATCTCACTTCCCTTCACCTTCAAGCTCCTCCCCACCCACAACAAGCAATGATGGCCCATACCCACATGCCCTTAGCCCTTCTATAGGTGAGAGCCTTCAAGCCCATTTGGGTTCAGAGGAAGAAGAAGAGGAAGAAGAAGAAGAAGAAGAGAGGAAGAGGAGCGAGAGAGACAGAGAGGGAGATCAGCTGTCGCTCTTGACGCTTCTGGTGGCTGCTTTTAGGAAGTCTTTGATTGGTTGCAGTACTAGTGGGGCTGGGGTTGAGAGAGCTAAGCTTTCGAATATGGAGATTGGGTGGCCTTCCAATGTGAGGCATGTTGCCCATGTCACCTTTGATCGGTTCAATGGCTTTCTGGGTTTGCCGGTTGAGCTTGAGCCTGAGGTTCCCAGGAGGGCTCCTAGTGCTAG TGCGAATGTTTTCGGGGTTTCCACAGAGTCGATGCAGCTTTCTTTTGATGCCAGAGGAAACAGTGTTCCCACAATACTCATCATGATGCAGAGACATTTATATGCGCAGGGGGGTCTGCAG GCAGAAGGAATATTCAGAATTAATGGTGAGAACAGTCAGGAAGAGTACGTCAGGGACCAATTAAACAGGGGAGTAATACCAGAGGGTGTTGACATGCACTGTTTAGCAGGTCTTATTAAG GCCTGGTTTAGAGAACTCCCAACTGCTGTATTAGACTCTCTCTCACCGGAGCAGGTAATGCAGTCACAGTCAGAAGAGGAGTGTGCTGCACTTGTTAGGCTCCTTCCGCCAACAGAAGCTGCATTATTGGATTGGGCAGTAAATTTAATGGCTGATGTTGCACAGATGGAACACCTGAACAAGATGAATGCACGCAACATTGCCATGGTCTTTGCACCTAACATGACTCAA ATGGTAGATCCTTTGACTGCATTGATGTATGCAGTCCAAGTGATGAATTTCCTGAAGACTTTGATAGTCAAGACACTCCGCGAAAGAGAAGAAGCCATGGTGGAAACAGCCCCTATCCCACGCCTGGAGCCTTCCGATGAGGATGAGCACCAGAGTACTTTTCTCCCATACCACGAAGAGACTAATGAGGAGGCTAACAAGGAAAATGAAGAGGAGAATATATTTGTTGCTGAAGAACCTGATTTACAGAGCCCCCCTCGCCCTTCAGAAGATGAACCTACAGCTGAAAGTGGTTCCCAGAATTTCCTGTCTTCTATCAAAAATATGAATCCTGGAGGAAATTGGTCTGTAGTTGATAATTGTCCTTGTGAGGTTGTATCCCAAGTTAGCGCATTAACAAATGGGCTACAAGAGGATGGCTTAACAGGTCAAGGTAGAGAGACTCAGACAAACGTTTGGAAGTGTCAACCAAGTGTTTCGAATCTGAAGAAGGGATCAAAGGTCAGTGAGCAGTTAATGGTTCAAATTGTTGGGCCTGGAGACAAGAGCAAGAGAACTGGGATTCTTAGCCGCATAAATTCAAGGACAGATATCGCTGAAGCTTGGCGTTGA
- the LOC101302683 gene encoding 4'-phosphopantetheinyl transferase sfp-like, whose translation MFLFRRSVFLRMNIHGLPRNLCSAPSTLLPVQLPTRMESHLWYVVPEEVKSETLLKRYFQLLSPCEKKNVLRMRGDELQKRALLARALVRTTIARYTNDRVDPRSLNFKKNGYGKPEVDWKIEDDWQPPALHFNISHTSSLIACGVAFDSPIGIDVEEKQRKLKHHILAFARRYFSSHEVDHLTSISDFELQRHQFIKLWTLKEAYVKALGRGFSASPFKTFTIKLKAAAKRGIPESRDSKISEISVESLGSEDLTNNWQFLLLELAGSHYGAICMEKHNTLGEGNVPIKLTARRTIPLVEDEFVGTDAVVPIGGLTC comes from the exons ATGTTTTTATTCAGACGCAGCGTCTTTTTGAGAATGAATATTCATGGCCTCCCAAGAAATTTATGCTCTGCTCCCTCAACTTTGTTACCTGTTCAACTCCCAACTCGAAT GGAGAGTCATTTGTGGTATGTTGTACCTGAGGAGGTGAAGAGTGAGACCCTTTTGAAGCGGTATTTTCAGCTTCTCTCACCTTGTGAGAAGAAAAATGTGCTGCGAATGCGGGGGGATGAGCTCCAAAAGAGAGCCTTGCTGGCCCGAGCGTTGGTTCGGACTACCATTGCTAGATAT ACGAATGATAGAGTTGATCCGAGATCATTGAACTTTAAAAAGAACGGTTATGGAAAGCCTGAG GTAGATTGGAAAATTGAAGATGATTGGCAGCCACCAGCATTGCATTTCAACATCTCACACACTTCTTCCTTGATAGCTTGTGGAGTAGCCTTTGATTCACCT ATTGGTATCGATGTGGAAGAGAAACAGCGAAAATTGAAGCACCATATTCTAGCTTTTGCCAGACGGTACTTCTCTTCTCATGAAGTGGATCATTTAACTTCTATTTCAGACTTTGAACTTCAGCGGCATCAGTTCATTAAATTATGGACTCTCAAG GAGGCATATGTGAAAGCATTGGGGAGGGGCTTCTCTGCTTCACCTTTTAAGACCTTTACCATTAAATTGAAAGCTGCAGCTAAGAGAGGCATTCCTGAATCTAGGGATTCTAAG ATATCTGAAATAAGTGTCGAGTCTCTTGGCTCTGAAGACCTTACAAACAACTGGCAATTTTTGCTTCTAGAGTTGGCTGGCTCCCATTATGGTGCCATTTGCATGGAGAAACATAATACTCTTG GAGAAGGAAATGTTCCCATAAAATTGACGGCGCGAAGAACGATTCCACTTGTTGAAGATGAATTTGTAGGAACTGATGCTGTTGTACCAATTGGTGGATTGACTTGTTGA
- the LOC101302968 gene encoding putative pentatricopeptide repeat-containing protein At3g11460-like, protein MTTSTSPWNSRLRDLAKQSLFSEALSLYRQMLRFGHPPNAFTFPFALKSCAALALPLTGSLLHSHVLKTGCDPEPFVQTSLISMYCKCCLTDDARKVFDESPQRKLTVCYNALISGHASNSKLRDAVLLFRRMREEGVGVNSVTMLGLIPGCAAPGHLSLGMCLHGSSVKCGLDSDLSVRNCLLTMYVKCGLVDNARKIFDAMPEKGLITWNAMISGYAQNGLASHVLNLYREMEACGFFPDPVTLVGVLSSCTHLGAHGVGREVERRIESSGFGSNPYLKNALINMYTRCGNLVRAHSIFDVMPEKSLVTWTAIIGGYGMHGHGEVALELFEEMIVSGIRPDKAVFVTVLSACSHAGLTDEGLEYFAAMEKNYRLQPGPEHYSCMVDLLGRAGRLKEAKELIDSMQVKPDGGVWGALLGACKIHKNVELAEIAFEHVIELEPTNSGYYVLMSNIYSDAKNLEGILKVRVMMKERQLKKEPGCSYVECKGRVHVFLAGDNSHCQTEDIYSILDELENLARELGVSNENDGERNKERVGIHSEKLAIAFGLLNTEPGTEIVVIKNLRVCADCHLFIKSISKIVQRQFVVRDATRFHHFRNGICSCKDYW, encoded by the coding sequence ATGACAACCTCTACCTCCCCTTGGAACTCTCGCTTAAGAGACCTCGCAAAGCAATCCCTCTTCTCCGAAGCTCTCTCTCTTTACCGCCAAATGCTCCGATTCGGCCACCCACCCAACGCTTTCACTTTCCCCTTCGCTCTCAAATCCTGCGCCGCCCTCGCCCTCCCTCTCACCGGTTCCCTCCTCCATTCCCACGTTCTCAAAACCGGGTGCGACCCCGAACCCTTCGTACAGACTTCTCTCATTTCCATGTACTGCAAATGCTGTTTGACTGACGATGCACGCAAGGTGTTCGACGAAAGTCCCCAAAGGAAGTTGACTGTTTGCTACAATGCTTTGATATCTGGGCATGCTTCGAACTCGAAGTTGCGCGATGCGGTTTTGTTGTTTCGTAGAATGAGGGAGGAGGGTGTGGGGGTTAATTCGGTTACAATGTTGGGTTTGATTCCGGGGTGTGCGGCTCCAGGGCACTTGAGTCTTGGGATGTGCCTACATGGTTCTAGTGTGAAGTGTGGTTTGGATAGTGATTTGTCTGTGAGGAATTGTTTGCTTACAATGTATGTGAAATGTGGGTTGGTTGATAATGCAAGGAAGATCTTTGATGCGATGCCTGAAAAGGGTTTGATTACTTGGAATGCAATGATTTCCGGGTATGCGCAAAATGGGCTTGCTTCTCATGTTTTGAACCTGTACAGGGAGATGGAAGCTTGTGGTTTTTTCCCTGATCCTGTGACGCTTGTTGGTGTTCTATCGTCTTGTACTCACCTTGGGGCGCATGGGGTTGGACGTGAGGTAGAAAGACGGATTGAGTCTAGTGGATTTGGTTCCAATCCGTATTTGAAAAATGCTCTGATCAATATGTATACTAGGTGTGGTAATTTGGTGAGGGCTCATTCTATTTTTGATGTCATGCCTGAAAAAAGCTTAGTTACTTGGACAGCAATTATTGGTGGGTATGGGATGCATGGACATGGAGAGGTCGCATTGGAGCTCTTTGAGGAAATGATTGTGTCTGGAATCAGACCTGACAAAGCTGTGTTTGTGACTGTTCTGTCTGCCTGTAGCCATGCAGGATTGACTGATGAGGGACTTGAGTATTTTGCTGCGATGGAGAAAAACTATAGGTTGCAGCCTGGACCAGAGCATTATTCTTGCATGGTGGATCTTTTAGGGCGCGCAGGTCGGCTCAAGGAAGCAAAGGAGCTTATTGACTCAATGCAGGTTAAGCCTGATGGTGGAGTATGGGGAGCCCTCTTGGGTGCCTGTAAGATACATAAAAATGTAGAACTAGCAGAGATAGCTTTTGAACATGTCATCGAGCTTGAACCAACTAACAGTGGTTATTATGTGTTGATGTCGAATATATACTCTGATGCAAAGAATTTAGAAGGGATTTTAAAGGTTCGAGTTATGATGAAAGAGAGGCAGCTTAAAAAAGAGCCAGGTTGTAGCTATGTCGAGTGTAAAGGAAGAGTTCATGTTTTCTTGGCTGGGGATAACAGCCATTGTCAGACAGAAGATATATACAGCATATTGGATGAGTTAGAAAATTTAGCCCGGGAACTTGGCGTGTCCAATGAGAATGATGGAGAAAGAAACAAAGAGCGAGTTGGTATTCACAGTGAAAAATTGGCAATTGCATTTGGGCTCTTGAACACTGAACCCGGCACTGAGATCGTAGTGATAAAGAACCTGAGGGTGTGTGCAGACTGTCACTTGTTTATCAAGTCGATTAGCAAGATTGTGCAGCGTCAGTTTGTGGTCAGAGACGCGACTCGTTTTCACCATTTCAGAAATGGTATCTGTTCTTGTAAAGACTACTGGTAA
- the LOC101301119 gene encoding ABC transporter B family member 9-like, with the protein MNKNKVRDQDKQSVPFYKLFMFADKYDVALMIIGSIGAIGNGLSQPLMTLVFGGLINTFGATDPAHIVPTVSQVSLKFLYLAIGTGVAAFLQVSCWMVTGERQATRIRGLYLKTILRQDIGFFDTQTNTGEIIGRMSGDTILIQNAMGEKVGKFIQLLSTFLGGFVIAFLKGWLLTLVLLSCVPALVIAGALMSIVVSKMSTRGQRAYAEAGAIVEQTVGAIRTVASFTGEKQAIDKYNQKLKIAYNNTVQQGLATGVGLGAFMLIVFSTYGLAIWYGSKMIIEKGYNGGQVINVLFAMMSGGMSLGQTSPSLNAFTAGKAAAYKMFETIKRTPTIDPYDTTGIVLEDVKGEVELKDVHFRYPARPDVQIFAGFSLHVPSGTTTALVGQSGSGKSTVIGLVERFYDPEAGEVFIDGVNLKKLHLRAIRERIGLVSQEPNLFTTTIRQNIAYGKENATEEEIRRAMELANAAKFIDKLPEGLNTMIGGTSLSGGQKQRIAIARAILKNPRILLLDEATSALDTESERIVQDALVRLMSNRTTIVVAHRLTTIRNADAIAVVHKGKIVEKGTHDELTKDPEGAYSQLVRLQEGAKEKDAESDGLDNGLDIDKTMLSFGSQRLSTGKSLSIGSLSRRLSSTISSFGTPALVNCQVTEVGDEGSLEKTKIDPEERKTVSIKRLAMMNKNELPVLLLGAIAAAGHGVIFPVFGVLLSKAIKMFYEPHSVLREDSKTWAGVYVGIGCFGMVVVPVQNFLFGVAGGKLIEQIRSLTFQKVVHQQISWFDDPANSSGAIGARLSSDASTVKALVGDGLALITQNIATIIAGLVIGFTANWKLALLILGVSPLLIIQGLLQTKFLKGFSGDAKAMYEEASQVANDAIGSIRTVASFCSEKKVMDAYEKKCEGPMKQGVRLGVVSGVGFGFSFFVMFCTNALIFYIGAILVKNGQAKFDQVFMVFFALTISAVGVSESSGMAPDSNKAKDSAASIFKILDSKPEIDSSSDEGLTLPSVSGKIDLEHVSFKYPTRPDVQIFRDICLSIPSGKTVALVGESGSGKSTVIGLIERFYNPDSGRVLLDGVEINKFKINWLRQQIGLVGQEPILFNESIRTNIAYGKRGDVTEEEIIAATKASNAHNFISSLPQGYDTSVGERGVQLSGGQKQRIAIAMAILKDPRILLLDEATSALDAESERIVQDALDRVMVNRTTVVVAHRLTTIKGADMIAVVKNGVIAEKGSHDVLMKITDGAYASLVALHSSST; encoded by the exons ATGAACAAGAACAAAGTAAGAGATCAAGACAAGCAGAGTGTTCCATTTTACAAGCTGTTTATGTTCGCCGACAAATACGACGTCGCACTGATGATCATCGGAAGTATAGGTGCGATCGGAAATGGGTTATCACAACCACTCATGACGCTGGTCTTTGGTGGTCTTATAAATACTTTCGGAGCTACCGACCCGGCTCATATTGTCCCCACTGTTTCTCAG GTGTCTCTGAAGTTTTTGTACTTGGCTATTGGTACAGGCGTTGCTGCATTTTTGC AGGTCTCGTGTTGGATGGTGACCGGGGAAAGACAAGCCACTCGAATTCGAGGCTTGTACTTGAAAACTATACTAAGACAAGATATCGGATTTTTCGACACTCAAACAAATACCGGAGAGATCATTGGGAGAATGTCAGGTGACACCATTCTCATTCAAAATGCCATGGGAGAAAAG GTGGGGAAGTTCATACAACTTCTTTCAACTTTTCTTGGGGGTTTTGTAATTGCTTTTCTCAAAGGATGGCTGCTCACATTGGTTTTGCTATCATGTGTTCCCGCACTTGTCATTGCTGGTGCACTCATGTCTATTGTAGTTTCGAAAATGTCAACACGCGGGCAACGTGCTTATGCGGAAGCTGGCGCTATAGTTGAGCAGACTGTTGGAGCCATTAGAACA GTTGCATCTTTTACCGGAGAGAAGCAAGCGATAGATAAATACAATCAGAAGTTGAAAATTGCATACAATAACACGGTTCAACAAGGATTAGCCACAGGGGTTGGACTTGGTGCATTCATGCTTATTGTCTTTAGCACTTACGGACTTGCCATATGGTACGGATCCAAAATGATCATTGAGAAAGGCTACAATGGGGGCCAAGTCATCAATGTTCTATTTGCAATGATGAGTGGTGGAAT GTCACTAGGACAGACATCTCCGTCTCTCAATGCATTTACAGCAGGAAAAGCTGCTGCATACAAAATGTTTGAAACTATCAAGCGAACACCAACAATCGATCCTTATGATACTACTGGAATTGTGTTGGAAGATGTTAAAGGAGAGGTCGAACTTAAAGATGTGCATTTTAGGTATCCTGCTAGACCAGATGTGCAGATCTTTGCCGGATTCTCGTTGCATGTTCCGAGTGGCACAACGACTGCTTTGGTTGGGCAGAGTGGAAGTGGGAAATCAACTGTAATAGGCCTGGTAGAGAGGTTTTATGATCCAGAAGCCGGTGAAGTGTTTATTGATGGAGTGAATTTGAAGAAGTTGCATCTTAGAGCAATAAGGGAGAGGATTGGCCTTGTAAGTCAAGAACCAAATCTCTTTACAACAACGATAAGACAAAATATAGCATATGGGAAAGAAAATGCAACTGAAGAGGAGATTAGAAGAGCCATGGAGCTTGCAAATGCAGCAAAATTCATTGATAAGCTGCCCGAG GGGCTCAACACAATGATAGGTGGGACATCATTATCAGGTGGGCAAAAGCAAAGAATTGCAATTGCTAGAGCCATTTTGAAGAACCCTAGAATTTTGCTTCTTGACGAAGCAACAAGTGCTCTGGATACTGAGTCTGAACGAATAGTTCAAGATGCACTTGTCAGACTGATGTCAAATAGGACAACTATAGTTGTTGCTCATCGCTTGACAACGATCAGAAATGCTGATGCAATAGCAGTGGTGCATAAAGGGAAAATTGTAGAAAAAG GAACTCACGACGAATTGACCAAAGATCCAGAAGGAGCTTATAGCCAACTAGTTCGGCTACAGGAGGGAGCTAAAGAAAAAGATGCAGAGTCAGATGGTCTAGATAATGGTTTAGATATAGATAAGACCATGCTTAGCTTTGGCAGCCAAAGATTATCAACCGGGAAATCTTTAAGCATAGGTTCATTATCTCGCCGGTTGTCGTCCACTATTAGCAGCTTTGGTACTCCTGCTCTAGTTAATTGCCAAGTGACTGAAGTAGGAGATGAGGGGAGCCTTGAAAAAACTAAGATTGATCCCGAAGAGCGTAAAACAGTTTCCATCAAAAGGTTGGCGATGATGAACAAAAATGAGCTTCCAGTTTTGCTACTTGGAGCCATTGCAGCAGCTGGTCATGGAGTAATTTTTCCTGTCTTCGGTGTACTACTCTCAAAAGCGATTAAAATGTTCTACGAACCGCATAGTGTGCTCAGGGAAGACTCAAAGACATGGGCCGGAGTGTATGTAGGGATAGGTTGCTTTGGGATGGTCGTCGTTCCAGTGCAGAATTTCTTATTTGGAGTTGCAGGTGGAAAATTGATAGAGCAAATTCGGTCCTTGACATTCCAAAAGGTTGTGCACCAACAAATCAGTTGGTTTGATGATCCTGCAAATTCAAG TGGTGCCATTGGTGCAAGGTTGTCTTCTGATGCTTCAACCGTAAAGGCTCTTGTTGGTGACGGCTTAGCCTTGATTACGCAGAATATCGCAACCATCATAGCAGGGTTGGTTATAGGTTTCACAGCTAACTGGAAATTGGCGCTTCTGATTTTAGGCGTGTCACCATTATTGATTATTCAAGGACTACTTCAGACAAAATTTCTTAAAGGGTTTAGTGGAGACGCCAAG GCTATGTATGAAGAAGCAAGTCAAGTTGCAAATGATGCAATTGGTAGCATTCGAACTGTTGCGTCATTTTGTTCTGAAAAGAAAGTGATGGATGCTTATGAGAAGAAGTGTGAGGGTCCTATGAAGCAAGGAGTACGATTAGGAGTAGTGAGTGGTGTAGGTTTTGGCTTCTCTTTCTTTGTAATGTTCTGCACCAATGCACTAATTTTCTACATTGGAGCTATTCTTGTGAAAAATGGCCAAGCTAAATTTGACCAAGTATTCATG GTGTTCTTTGCTTTGACAATCTCAGCAGTTGGAGTTTCAGAATCTAGTGGTATGGCTCCTGACTCCAACAAAGCAAAAGACTCAGCAGCTTCAATATTTAAGATTCTTGACAGTAAGCCTGAGATCGACTCGAGCAGCGATGAAGGCTTAACACTACCGAGCGTTAGTGGAAAAATTGATCTCGAACATGTCAGCTTCAAGTATCCCACAAGGCCGGATGTGCAGATATTTAGAGACATTTGCTTGAGTATCCCCTCTGGAAAG ACTGTTGCTTTGGTTGGAGAGAGTGGCAGTGGGAAGTCGACAGTGATTGGCCTCATAGAGCGATTCTATAACCCCGACTCGGGTCGTGTACTATTAGATGGAGTTGAAATCAATAAGTTCAAGATAAACTGGCTGAGGCAGCAAATAGGTTTGGTTGGTCAAGAACCAATTCTCTTTAACGAATCCATTCGAACTAACATTGCTTATGGCAAGCGAGGAGATGTAACTGAAGAAGAGATCATTGCAGCCACAAAAGCATCAAATGCTCACAACTTCATTTCTTCACTGCCTCAAGGCTATGACACCTCTGTTGGAGAACGAGGGGTTCAGTTATCTGGAGGGCAGAAACAAAGAATAGCCATTGCAATGGCTATCTTAAAAGACCCTAGAATTCTTTTACTCGATGAAGCTACAAGTGCATTGGATGCAGAGTCAGAACGCATTGTACAAGATGCTTTGGATAGAGTGATGGTGAATAGAACAACTGTTGTCGTTGCCCACCGCCTTACCACAATTAAAGGCGCAGACATGATAGCTGTGGTCAAGAACGGCGTGATTGCTGAGAAAGGTAGCCATGATGTTCTAATGAAGATCACCGATGGTGCTTATGCTTCTTTGGTGGCACTCCATTCAAGCTCAACATGA